GAAACCGAAATTAGGACTTTATAGATATAGTTACAATCGATTAATCTTATAACGAAATAGGGTTAATCTATTTCAGGCGGTGGCATTGTCGCAGCAAAGTCGTGGTCACCAGTGCCAGAAAGAAAACAACCCAGCCCTTGAAAAGGTTGATCAGCGGGCGATAGAATAAGCAGGAGAGATATAGGGGGCGTAGAACAAACATCCGCCGGTATTATATTTTACCGGCGGATGGAGGTAGATGATATTATCTGCTGCCGCTGGCGGCCTTTACTGCAGCAAGTTTTGCTGCCATGGCATTGGCCCTGGCGGTATCTGTGGCTGCGAGATTTTTTGTTTCGAAGATATCTTTTCTGATATCATAAAGTTGTGGCTGTGGATTGTTGCCCAGCTCAATATTCACGTCTTCCGCCAGTTTGCGGCCATTAGACGGGGTGATATATTTATAGTCTCCCATGATGATCGACAGCGGGCCACCTTGCGTAATAATATACGGCCGGCTCTTTTTGGATTTGCCCAATAGCTGTGCCAGCATATCAAAGCTGTCCGGGGCGTCGCCATCGGCGATGGTTTGGTGGGTCAGCCCGGCGAAGGAGGCAAAGAAATCTATCTGACCGATCAGCGCGTCGGAGACCAGTGGTTGCTTAATGGCTGCGGGCCATTTAACGATCAGCGGTACACGGGCACCTGCTTCGAAGGAGCTGTATTTGCCACCTCTGAGCGGGCCGCCGGGTTTGTGATCGCCCACGAGTTCGGCGGCCTGGTCCAGGTAGCCGTCATTTAGTACGGGGCCGTTGTCGCTGCTGAATACGATCATGGTATTTTGTGTAAGTCCGAGTGAGTCGAGCGCATGCGTGATCTGGCCTACGGTCCAGTCGAGCTGCAGGATGGCATCTCCACGGAGTCCCATACCGCTTTTGCCTCTGAACTGGCTATGCGGGTACCGTGGCACATGGATATCGCCGCTGGCGAAGTAGATGAAGAAGGGTTGCTGTTTATTTTCTCCGATGAAGTTGATGGCTTTCTGTGTGATGATGCCGGCGATATTTTCATCTTTCCATCTGGCGTTGTTGCCGCCGGTCATCCATCCGATGCGGCTGATGCTGTCGATGATTGTTTGATCATGTCCCTGGCGTGGGTCCGTGCGCATACGTAGTTTTTCCGGGTTTTCCTTACCGGTAGGGTCGTTGCCTACTTTGTACTGGTAGCTGACCGTGATAGGGTCGGCAGGGTCAAGGTTTACCACCTGGTGATTTTCTACGAACACGCAGGGTACTCTGTCCAGCGTTGCCGGCATGATGAAGGCGTAGTTGAAGCCTATTTCCAGTGGCCCTGGTTTGAGTTCGGTATTCCAGTTGGTGGTGGTGCCGGGCGTACCGATGCCCAGGTGCCATTTGCCGATGACAGCGGTTTTATAGCCGGCATCCTGGAGCATGCCGGGTAAGGTTTTATGATTGGTGGGGATAATCAGTGGAGCGTCGCCGGGGGCGATGCCGGTGTTGTTTTGTCGCCATGGATAACGGCCGGTAAGGATGCCGTAACGGGAAGGCGTACACGTGGCACTGGTGGCATAGCCGTTGGTAAACCGGACGCCTTGCTGCGCCAGTTTATCGATGTTGGGGGTATGGATTTTCTTCATGCCGTAGCAGCTGATGTCTCCATAACCCAGGTCATCGGCATAAATGACAATAATATTGGGCTTTTTCTGGGCGAAAGTATTGCCAGGTGTAGCGGCGCATAGGAGTAAGGCCGCCATGGTGGCGTTTCTGAATTTTTTCATGTTCATAGTCACTAAGTTACTGCAATATAAGGCCTTGCGCCTTTGAATGCAATGAAGTAGGGTGACTTTTACATGAAAGGTATCAGTTATTTACATACGCCGCAGCTACCGCCTTCTTTGGCGCAATGTTTACAGTATTTGCAGTTTTTGCAGGCATTACAGTTTTTGGACCCGGTACAGGTAGCGGCAGCGGTTTTGCTGCTGTAGTTCGTATAGGCATATACGGAAGCGGATACAAGAAGGGCGGCCGTGGCGGCGATCAGTAGCTTTTTCATGTGTACAGGTATTAATAGGAATGCCGCTAAAGTACTGCTTTAGCAATAAAGATCAGGATAGAATCCATGGAAAGTTGTCTTGAAGAGTTATTTGTCTTGCTTCATCTTTTTCAGCCACAGCGCAACCGTCCAGATAACAGTGACTGCGAAAATGCTCCACCAGAGGATATAATATCTGCTGAAGAATTCATGAAAATAAGCGCCAACGATCACGTATATACTGGCAATACATAACTTGAAGGGGATGAATTCGGTATTTGTCCAGGTAGTTTTTCTGTTGAAGAAACTCATGGGGAAGATGTTTAGGCGAAGGTAGGGGATTTAAATTCAGTATCCCTGGTCTTTATAGATGCATCAGGGATATATTATCTTTCATCCAATAACTAACCCTTTTTCCGCTTCAGCCCAAACATCCTCGGGTAATATGCTACACTAATCATAAAATACTGCTGCAATGTATTCACCGTCTGACTGGAAAGCGTATTTCCTATGGCGGTATTGATCAGGTTTTTATTCTGATGCAGGAGGTCCAGTGCGGCAAATTTAATCTCAGCATTGGCGCCTTTCAGCAATCTGTAAGCGATATCAGCATTCCATATGGTGAAAACCTGGTTGCCTGTATAATTAGTTGTCAGTGAGTTAATATCAGCATTGGTATGTAATGTCAGTTTATGCATGACAGTTAGAGTAGCATTACAGAATAATACCAGGTTTTTGGTGTTGTAGTGGTATAGATCATGTTGTTTGCTTTGACTATTCTGATATTGTTCTCCTATCTTCACCTTTAATATATCATTGAAATCATAAGCCAGGTCTGTACTGAATATGCTGAACAACGATTTGTATTTATAACTGACCCCGTTTAGTACCGCTGGCGTTTCCGAATAGTTAAAGGAGATGCCGGTGCTCCATTGGAACTGGCTGTTACCAAGTTTAAATGCTTTCGCGAAATGGTCGTTCAGTCTGTAACTATTGCTGCCATCAGCGTTTATGAGGTGATGATTACTTCTTCCCAGACTATCAATATAATCATTACCCGTAATTACATGCTTTGTAAATACAGCTCCAGCTTGTAAATCGTTACGGAATTCATTGGGAGATTTGTTATTGAAGTGATACGTAAATGATAAGTTATGTGTATAGGCAGGTGTTAACCGGGTGTTGCCTGTTTCTACGTAGTAAACATTGATATCATCGACCAGCGGTACAAGTTCCTGTAAGGTAGGGAATCTGACCGTTGTGTTATAGTTGAAGAAATAGGATTTGGTAAATAACCCTGTACGATCAAAAATACGATTAATATTGACAGCAGGAATGAAATAGGAATAGAAACGACTGATCTGCTGAAAGTCTTTCTGCGAGCTATTGTCCAGATTGAAGAATTGCACTTTTCCAGTGAGGTTAATCGTCAGGTCCTTTCTGTAACTACCGGCCCAGCGTTTAGTAATTGTTTTCCCGATATTCAGCCCTGTCTGGTAGTCCCATTTCCGTTCTCTGTTAATATTTGTCAGCGCTTCATATACCTGATATTTTCCTTGTTGGTTATCGCTGACGATGTTATTATTATCATTTTGCTGAAATGAAAGTTGATTCAGGATGTCGATGTCAACAAAAGGATAATATCTCCAGCGCTTATTAAAGCCTTTGATGACTGACTTAATTACATGGGAGTTGATCGTACTTTTAAGTTGGTAAAGCCGGTCAATTTTTCTGTTAGCAGCGGAGTCGTCGGAGAGAAATGTATTTTGATGGGTATTCGTGTTGTTACTGGTCTGCCTGTTAAAGGTGTAGGTTAGGTCCATGTCTGTCGAATGTGGTACACTGCCGTTTCCTGTCCAGTATCTTTTGGTATTGAGACTGAATTCGCCTGTAGCATTCGTTCTTTCCGCTTTGCTGTCCTGCTGATCAAAGCTGTTGCTTTTTAGCGTGTTTGCTGCATTGAAGGTGGAATCCTGCTGCATCACATGCATGCCGGTATTGCTATAGTTGACATCGACATCAGCGGTAAAGGTGACGTAATCTTTTTTTCGCTGATAATT
This window of the Chitinophaga sp. Cy-1792 genome carries:
- a CDS encoding arylsulfatase, producing MNMKKFRNATMAALLLCAATPGNTFAQKKPNIIVIYADDLGYGDISCYGMKKIHTPNIDKLAQQGVRFTNGYATSATCTPSRYGILTGRYPWRQNNTGIAPGDAPLIIPTNHKTLPGMLQDAGYKTAVIGKWHLGIGTPGTTTNWNTELKPGPLEIGFNYAFIMPATLDRVPCVFVENHQVVNLDPADPITVSYQYKVGNDPTGKENPEKLRMRTDPRQGHDQTIIDSISRIGWMTGGNNARWKDENIAGIITQKAINFIGENKQQPFFIYFASGDIHVPRYPHSQFRGKSGMGLRGDAILQLDWTVGQITHALDSLGLTQNTMIVFSSDNGPVLNDGYLDQAAELVGDHKPGGPLRGGKYSSFEAGARVPLIVKWPAAIKQPLVSDALIGQIDFFASFAGLTHQTIADGDAPDSFDMLAQLLGKSKKSRPYIITQGGPLSIIMGDYKYITPSNGRKLAEDVNIELGNNPQPQLYDIRKDIFETKNLAATDTARANAMAAKLAAVKAASGSR